Within Vicia villosa cultivar HV-30 ecotype Madison, WI linkage group LG1, Vvil1.0, whole genome shotgun sequence, the genomic segment GAGTTTCGCAATGTCGTCGACGAGGATTAAGTCGGAGTCAAGGTACACGACTCTGGTTACACAATCCGGGAGAAGCTCGGCGAGGTAGGTGCGAGCGTAGTTGAGAGGGCAGTCGAGGGCGGAGCGGATGGAGGTTGAAATCAATCCGGCGACGGGATCGTCGTTGAAAGGGTAGATTTGGTATTTTAAATACGGGAATGAGTTAGTTATGATTCTGTTGAGAACGGTTTTTGAGGAAGGCTGTGAAGAGGAGGCGATGAAATGGAAGACAATGTTTTCTGGACATGATGAGTGTTGGAGTACGGAGAGGATTGCGGCCATGGAGCCGCGGATGTAGGACACGTCGAGTGTCATTGCCACGTGTACGGCTTCAATTGAGCATTGTTGATTGCTAGGGAAGAATACAATGGTTTTGCATGTAGGGGAGTTGTAGAATTTTGGTgcttctttgaaactttcttcaatGGTAATGCATAAGGATTGTTTGGAAAAGTAGAGAATAAAACTAAcacataagaataagaataatgcAAATTGGAACTTCATTGGTGAATGGTGATAGATGTGAGATTTGGAGATTAAAGTGTGATTTGAGTTAGTTATATGTGAAGAAGTtgaaaagagagagaagatgaaaaGGCATAGTGAGTGGATTTGTGGGGGAATGACACTACACTATTCTGCTGCGTACGTTTTGTCTCGGTGGTCTTCAACCCACCTTAGTACAAAAACAACCACCTTATGCTGAAGTCAATGATGAatgattttaaattgttttatatGTTTGAACGTATACGTAATATATTCTTTTTGTATTATATTGCTATTAGTGTCATAGTTTATTCCTTGTTACGGATTATCACAGTGAATatttctgaattattttatttaaaataacatgAATAGAGTCAAACTTATAGtcgtattttttaaatataaaataaatgtatttgtTTTACAAATAACAGTAATATTATTAGGCGTTTAATACCTAATATTATTTGAATGACAGATAAGAGATATGTTTGACTTAATTCATTACAAGAAAAATCTTGATCGGCTAGAAGAAAaaccttgatttttttttttaaatttctattgATATTATTTTCTGTAAAGTGTGTCGTGAAAAACAGTTAAATATTATAAAacgaaatttttttataataaattttattttaaaaatagtaaaactagatttttataataaattttattttaaaaaatgtaaaacaagatattttataataaattttttaaaaaaataaatttaaaataggtaAATATATTGTAAAcagtattatttataaataaaaatagcaaTCTTGAAATTTGTTAGGGGCTAAACAGCAAACTGACTCAAAACGCATGTTAATTTGCTAGGAGCTTAACCCCAAGCTAACTGCTGACACAGTATTGTGCCACACTGAACCACTACTCTGCACCTACGCCTGCGTGGCTGCAGGAAGAAAACTAATGAGTGCATTTTGTGAGGGATCGAGGAGCCCTAAGCAAAATAGCGAGGTGATAGGCCCCTCACAAATCATTTGCGACAACCTGTTTAGCTAGGGGACTGGTTTCCTCGCAAATTTCTGTTATGTGAGGAGTTTTTTTGGATTTGTGAGGGGTTTAACcctagttaaataagctttttcttgtagtgattatAATTTTCAGATTTCAATTCACATCTCAACATGCAACaatattaaatttgtttaagGTATATTTTTTTCATCTATTGTGATATTTCCTGATTTGAGGAATTAGTCTGTGTAGTAgttactaggggtggcaaacgggtatGTCTGCCctgtttaggcccgccccgcaaaagcctgcAAAAAAACAGGGCGGAGCGGGCATATTTGAAGATATGGGCCTAAACCTAACCCCGCCCCACAAAAAAGTGAGGGAGGGGCGGGGAATGTCCGCGGGCACTTcaccttttaagcctaaaaacgCAAAAAATTATGTAAATGCTTGTGCCCACAAAATCCCAATAGAAAACCGGACGGGACGGGCACGTTAGAGGGTGAGGGCCTAAACTTTTGGCTCACCCCGCACTAAAGTGCAGGCAAAACGGGTATGCCCAAGGTCCGAGCCCATTTTTCCTCCCCTAATAGTTACACACAAAAATTACTCAGTTTATACGACAAGAAAAAATAATATGCATTTAATTTTAGAAGAAAATAATGATGATATCTACAAAATATGTTTATCGTAGTTAATGTACTTGAAAATAATACAATAAGGAGAATTTATTTACGTGTATGAGCACAAAAGGGTTTGTATATGGCGAATCTCTGAAAATATTAAATGATCCATCCTAACCCTAAGGGATGGGATATTTATAGATGTAGCTCGTGTGCCAAATTATTGGGCGAGGAACTAATTCCCTCCCAATTGCTTGACTAGAGCGTTGGAATAAGAGACTAGTTGTTCCCACTTCTAAGAATATGAAGATCAGCTCTCGACGTTAGTAAGAAAAATAAGTGGTTTCTTCCTTGGGAGAGTGTTAAACACCATCCTTTTTAGACAAATGTGCCATGACACGTACTAATTCGATTGTTCCCTAATGAATACAAAATTGGGTCGAGCAACCGACCCCATATATGTGATGGATCGAATCGGATGACCCATGACCCACCAAGTCATGTCTCTGAGACCATTTTGTGGCCCTTTTAATGCTTCTTAGGCCTATTGAATTATATGATATCCTCTTCTACAACCTAATTAGAATTATTACAGTCCACTATCCCTCAAGCACGAGGTCTAGGCGGGCGAAGTGATTTAAGTCTGGTAGACGATATTCTCATTCTGGAGAAGAAAGTCCCTCAAGCAAAGCTTAGAGGGTGAGTCCCTCAAGTGTAGCTTAGAGGGTAAGTGCCTCAAGCATAGCTTAGAGGGAGATATCCTCAAGCGTAGCTTAGAGGGATAATCCCTTAAGTGATCAAGTTAGAGGAAGAATCCCTTAAGAGTTACTTGGGGTGAGTCCCTTAAGCGTAGCTTAGAGGGAGAGTCCCTTAAGCATAGGTTAGAAGTTTAGTCCTTCAAGTGTGGCTTTGAGGGAGAGTCCCTTAGGCGTGGCTTAGATGGTTAAAGCTTAGAGGGAGATTCCCTTAAGTGAATCTTAGAGGCAAGAGTCCCTCAAGAGTAACTTGGGGTGAGTCCCTCGAGCAAGGCTTGGAAGGTAAGTCCCTCAAGCGAAACTTAGAAGGAGAGTTCCTCAAGAAAAGTTTAGAAGGTGAGTCCCCTAAGCATCACTAACCCGAAACATGTGGGGCATTTAATGTTTCGATATGATGAATTTTGGCTTTAGAAGGCGCATCCATAATGTATCGCTGATTTTTCTCCATATGTCTAATCATGC encodes:
- the LOC131608039 gene encoding probable galacturonosyltransferase-like 1; translated protein: MKFQFALFLFLCVSFILYFSKQSLCITIEESFKEAPKFYNSPTCKTIVFFPSNQQCSIEAVHVAMTLDVSYIRGSMAAILSVLQHSSCPENIVFHFIASSSQPSSKTVLNRIITNSFPYLKYQIYPFNDDPVAGLISTSIRSALDCPLNYARTYLAELLPDCVTRVVYLDSDLILVDDIAKLASTPLRSNTVIAAPEYCGANFSIYFTSFWSNPSLSLTFANREACYFNTGVMVIDLQRWRSGEYTTMIREWMELQKRMRIYELGSLPPFLLVFAGRITPVDHCWNQHGLGGDNFRGLCRDLHPGPVSLLHWSGKGKPWARLDANRPCPLDALWAPYDLLKTRFALES